A genomic segment from Drosophila miranda strain MSH22 chromosome 3, D.miranda_PacBio2.1, whole genome shotgun sequence encodes:
- the LOC108159312 gene encoding spondin-1, translating to MDRDAMWRLVRVLVLQILVIRGVRGACSRIPQGASGERSAVDENFRILIDGNPATYVPEHQYNVSLSCPINLKFVSFTLVIESEDQAVAFNGLDMTGHFELLGSPDTRFSVGCENMVESTNTNAKTHIEVSWVAPKSPESGCVLIKAGVVQQRDVWFIDEGFLTKRVCPEEIDELNSMTPPLQNCCACDEAKYEIVLERKWTRNTHSKDFPVEAWRTRLGEVIGASHRNEYRYWAYGGRASLGMREMAEHGATRTLEQEIRDNTQNGAVRTIIKAPGIPHRLNAFGSTLANARVDPAHHQISLAAKIDPSPDWILGVAGLELCLSNCTWLKRKVLNLYPWDIGTDSGPSYMSPDQPQVPPDVIRRITSSYPSDYRSPFFDDTGASMKPLATLYLTRKKLYIRECEEVSQGGRGPLECAVHPWNDWSNCSTRCGQGYTQRIRSYKNPNLAANYNCVIQLEEIRQCQGTQCGQGEEEYAIAGPGVDVGLGLGGEGATGTGSMAECQLSNWSEWSPCSKTCGRGISTRTRDYYNPQARSRCLTVMRLPLEETRQCLGSDCGGTIPDNGELDGLPEPELFGEPNQTPNWNTNSHNNRLDSPYGGSANQGWNRKSFSPAENDNAFGRSSYGSADRSQDTNAPFGQTDSQQRSPFDPTDSRRGYNTNRQPLDQERPNYNTYGSEKMMGNRPGSSYNDYNLGYNSNDYTTPNLRPGLGFTTRSPYAGRYPSRQQDISEPPSSSGNSNYNVVQDYCFEKPIASTRPCLANPVVVSNYWFYDHDDHECKIFTTDNCDENKNRFRSLMACEGTCLQPQMNVERSENESMDLYGGGAYAQTGGSYAQTGEAYGAARFGEAIGDIGEPLSHTRNTYDPYRTGRYGS from the exons ATGGATCGAGACGCGATGTGGCGACTTGTACGGGTACTTGTGCTACAAATTTTGGTGATTCGGGGCGTGCGGGGGGCATGCAGTCGAATCCCACAAGGAGCCAGCGGCGAACGGTCCGCTGTCGATGAAAACTTTCGGATTTTGATCGATGGAAATCCAGCGACCTACGTACCCGAGCATCAGTACAATG TGTCGCTTTCCTGTCCCATCAATTTAAAATTCGTGAGCTTCACGCTGGTCATCGAGAGCGAGGATCAGGCGGTGGCCTTCAATGGACTGGACATGACCGGGCACTTTGAGCTCCTGGGCTCCCCGGACACCAGATTCAGCGTCGGCTGCGAGAACATGGTCGAGAgcaccaacaccaacgccaAGACCCATATTGAAGTCTCCTGGGTGGCTCCGAAGTCTCCCGAAAGCGGCTGTGTCCTCATCAAGGCGGGGGTAGTGCAGCAACGTGATGTATGGTTCATTGATGAAGGCTTCCTCACCAAACGCGTCTGCCCCGAGGAAATTGACGAGCTGAACAGCATGACGCCGCCACTCCAGAACTGTTGTGCCTGCGATGAGGCCAAGTACGAG ATCGTCCTAGAGCGCAAGTGGACCAGGAACACGCACTCCAAGGACTTCCCAGTCGAGGCCTGGCGCACACGCTTGGGCGAGGTGATTGGCGCCTCGCACAGAAATGAATACCGCTACTGGGCCTACGGAGGACGAGCTAGCCTGGGTATGCGCGAGATGGCCGAGCATGGCGCCACCCGTACCCTGGAGCAGGAGATCCGGGACAACACCCAA AATGGCGCTGTGCGTACCATCATCAAAGCCCCGGGCATCCCTCATCGTTTGAATGCCTTTGGCTCCACGCTGGCCAATGCTCGGGTGGATCCGGCTCATCATCAAATCTCGCTGGCTGCCAAAATCGATCCATCGCCCGATTGGATACTGGGTGTGGCGGGTCTGGAGCTGTGCCTCAGCAATTGCACGTGGCTGAAGCGAAAGGTATTGAACTTGTACCCCTGGGACATTGGCACCGATTCAGGACCCTCATATATG TCTCCCGATCAGCCACAGGTTCCACCAGATGTGATACGACGTATAACTTCTTCGTATCCCAGCGATTACCGTTCGCCATTCTTCGACGATACGGGCGCCTCAATGAAGCCCCTGGCCACGCTCTACCTGACCAGGAAGAAACTCTACATCCGCGAGTGCGAGGAGG TATCGCAGGGCGGACGGGGACCCCTGGAATGCGCCGTACATCCTTGGAACGATTGGAGTAACTGCAGCACCCGGTGTGGTCAGGGCTATACCCAGCGCATTCGCAGCTACAAGAATCCCAACCTAGCAGCCAATTACAACTGCGTTATTCAGCTGGAGGAGATTCGCCAGTGTCAGGGCACCCAGTGCGGTCAGGGGGAGGAAGAGTACGCCATTGCGGGCCCCGGTGTGGATGTGGGCTTGGGTTTGGGTGGGGAGGGTGCGACAGGCACTGGCTCCATGGCCGAGTGTCAGCTGAGCAACTGGAGTGAGTGGTCGCCATGCTCAAAAACATGTGGCCGAGGCATCTCCACACGGACCCGCGACTACTACAATCCCCAGGCGAGGTCGCGATGTCTGACGGTCATGCGACTTCCCCTGGAGGAGACAAGGCAGTGTCTGGGCTCGGACTGTGGCGGAACCATACCCGACAACGGGGAGCTCGATGGTTTGCCGGAGCCAGAGCTATTCGGCGAACCCAATCAGACACCCAACTGGAACACTAATAGTCACAATAACAGGCTGGATAGTCCGTATGGAGGATCAGCTAATCAAGGATGGAACAGAAAGAGTTTCAGCCCCGCTGAGAATGACAATGCCTTTGGCAGGTCATCGTACGGTTCTGCGGATAGATCGCAGGACACCAACGCGCCCTTTGGCCAGACGGACAGCCAGCAACGTTCACCGTTTGATCCAACCGACAGTCGACGGGGCTATAACACAAATCGCCAGCCACTCGATCAAGAGCGGCCCAACTATAATACCTACGGCAGTGAGAAGATGATGGGTAACAGACCCGGGAGTAGCTACAATGATTACAACCTCGGATACAACAGCAATGATTACACCACCCCTAACCTGAGGCCGGGCCTTGGCTTCACCACTAGATCTCCCTACGCAGGACGCTATCCCAGTCGCCAGCAGGACATCTCTGAGCCGCcgagcagcagcggcaacagcaactACAATGTGGTCCAGGACTACTGCTTCGAGAAACCCATTGCCTCCACTCGTCCCTGCCTGGCCAATCCGGTGGTTGTAAGCAACTACTGGTTCTACGACCACGATGACCACGAGTGCAAGATCTTCACCACGGACAACTGCGATGAGAACAAGAACCGTTTCCGTTCGCTGATGGCCTGTGAGGGTACATGTCTGCAGCCCCAGATGAACGTGGAGCGTAGCGAAAATGAATCCATGGATCTATACGGCGGGGGAGCTTACGCCCAGACCGGGGGATCCTATGCCCAGA